The Vicia villosa cultivar HV-30 ecotype Madison, WI linkage group LG1, Vvil1.0, whole genome shotgun sequence genome includes a region encoding these proteins:
- the LOC131658802 gene encoding uncharacterized protein LOC131658802: MAGRNEAALAAAMQAMAQTVENITQGAGNAQFRDLEQFQSNKPPTYEGGILDPVAVQKWVKAIEKIFRTMGCSDAQKVTFGTHMLEGEAEAWWDNSRQRLETAGTGITWAVFRDEFLEMYFPKDIRSAKEVEFLELK, translated from the coding sequence ATGGCAGGGAGGAATGAAGCTGCTCTTGCTGCTGCTATGCAAGCTATGGCGCAAACAGTAGAGAACATTACTCAAGGCGCTGGGAATGCACAGTTCCGCGACTTGGAACAGTTTCAGAGCAACAAGCCGCCTACGTATGAGGGAGGTATCCTAGATCCTGTGGCTGTACAGAAATGGGTGAAAGCTATTGAAAAGATCTTTAGGACCATGGGGTGCAGTGATGCTCAGAAGGTAACTTTTGGTACTCATATGCTGGAAGGAGAGGCTGAAGCCTGGTGGGACAATAGTCGTCAGAGGTTGGAAACTGCAGGTACAGGTATTACTTGGGCGGTGTTTCGGGATGAGTTTCTAGAGATGTATTTTCCAAAAGACATTCGCAGTGCAAAGGaggttgaatttttggagctgaaaTAG
- the LOC131658823 gene encoding BTB/POZ domain-containing protein At5g03250-like encodes MALLKLGSKSDDIFRRDGQSWVCTTGLTSDVTIEVGETSFFLHKFPLLSRSGLLKKLIADSSNEDGTTSILQLHEVPGGDKTFEIITKFCYGVKLEITPLNVVSLRCASEYLQMNENYGEGNLVDVTEAFLNEVFSSWSDSIKALQTCEEVKTYAEELHIVSRCIDSLTIKACSEDIICSETKSQASSDEWWYEDLCLLSLPLYKRLIISVESKGMKPENIVASLIYYLRRFIPLMNRQSSFNDKASVSQATTPSRSSETNQRTLLEEIVGLIPNKKGVVPSKYLLRLLRTAMILHASSLCIENLEKRIGSQLDQVELVDILIPNMGYSVETLYDIDCIQRIIDNFMSMYQPATASATPSCVNEDGSLIGGVDALTPMTVVANLLDAYLAEVALDVNLKLPKFQALASSIPDYARPLDDGLYHAIDVYLKAHPWLIDSEREQFCRLMNCQKLSLEASTHAAQNERVPLRVIVQVLFFEQLRLRTSISSWLFVSDNLETSQSGNLGITRSNGNGQADTVQGGENLRDRVSELEKECSSIRNEIKKLGKTKRGWSIFPRIFFRKRSS; translated from the exons ATGGCATTGCTCAAGCTTGGATCCAAATCTGATGATATATTTCGTCGCGATGGCCAATCATG GGTTTGTACAACTGGACTTACTAGTGATGTTACCATTGAAGTAGGCGAAACGTCTTTCTTTCTTCACAAG TTCCCCTTGCTTTCTAGAAGTGGATTACTAAAGAAACTCATCGCGGACTCATCAAACGAGGACGGAACAACTTCCATTTTGCAACTTCATGAAGTACCCGGTGGAGACAAAACATTCGAGATCATAACAAAATTTTGCTACGGTGTAAAACTCGAAATCACACCTTTAAATGTTGTTAGTCTAAGATGCGCGTCAGAGTATCTACAAATGAACGAAAACTACGGTGAAGGAAACTTAGTAGACGTAACCGAAGCTTTTCTCAACGAAGTTTTCAGCAGTTGGTCGGATTCAATAAAAGCACTTCAAACATGTGAAGAAGTTAAAACATATGCAGAAGAACTTCATATAGTTTCAAGATGCATTGATTCCTTGACAATCAAGGCATGTTCTGAGGATATTATATGCTCCGAAACTAAATCTCAAGCTTCGAGTGATGAATGGTGGTACGAAGATTTGTGTTTGTTAAGTCTACCTTTATATAAAAGACTTATTATATCGGTTGAATCGAAAGGTATGAAACCGGAGAATATCGTTGCGTCGTTGATATATTATCTTAGAAGATTTATACCTTTGATGAATAGACAATCTAGTTTCAATGATAAAGCTAGTGTTAGCCAAGCGACAACACCGAGTAGAAGTTCAGAAACGAATCAAAGGACGTTATTGGAAGAAATTGTAGGGTTGATTCCGAATAAAAAAGGTGTCGTACCTTCGAAATATCTCCTTAGGTTGTTAAGAACAGCTATGATATTACATGCGAGTTCATTGTGCATAGAGAATTTGGAGAAAAGGATTGGTTCTCAGCTTGATCAAGTTGAACTTGTAGATATTTTGATACCAAATATGGGGTATTCGGTTGAGACACTTTATGATATCGATTGTATTCAACGGATTATTGATAATTTTATGTCGATGTATCAACCTGCAACAGCTTCAGCTACACCATCATGTGTAAATGAAGATGGATCATTGATTGGTGGTGTTGATGCATTGACACCTATGACAGTTGTGGCTAATTTGTTGGATGCTTATCTTGCTGAAGTGGCTTTGGATGTTAATTTGAAGTTGCCTAAGTTTCAAGCTCTTGCGTCTTCGATTCCTGATTATGCTAGGCCTTTGGATGATGGTTTATATCACGCGATTGATGTATACCTTAAG GCGCATCCGTGGCTGATAGATTCAGAAAGGGAACAATTTTGCAGACTTATGAACTGTCAAAAGCTTTCATTAGAAGCAAGCACGCACGCTGCACAAAACGAAAGAGTACCGTTGAGAGTAATAGTGCAGGTACTATTTTTCGAACAGCTTCGACTTCGAACATCGATTTCTAGCTGGTTGTTTGTTTCAGACAACCTCGAGACTTCACAAAGTGGAAACCTTGGAATCACAAGGAGTAATGGAAATGGTCAGGCGGACACTGTACAAGGTGGTGAAAACTTGAGGGACCGTGTCTCGGAGCTAGAGAAGGAGTGTTCGAGTATCAGAAATGAGATTAAAAAACTCGGTAAAACTAAGAGAGGTTGGAGCATTTTTCCAAGAATTTTCTTTAGAAAACGTTCCTCCTAG
- the LOC131658826 gene encoding uncharacterized protein LOC131658826: protein MARRNDVAIAAALEAMAQALEHQPNAGEDAGSRSLATFQRENPPVFKGKHDPDGALEWLKEIERIFRVMDCTQAQKVRYGTHMLAVEADDWWLATRQRLEAAGEEITWDVFRREFLRKYYPESVRGKKEIEFHELKQGNMSVTDYAAKFTELAKFYPYYDGEGAEFSKCVKFENGLRSEIKNAIGYQQIRVFPNLVDSCRIFEEDNAAHYKIVSDRRGRQNQQRGKPYDTPAGKGKQRAAPGQRTSGGGAPAPLVCFKCGKAGHKSTYCTDDVKKCFRCGKTGHMMSECRHKELVCFNCGEEGHIGSQCQKPRKAQAGGKVFALASTQTNTEDRLIRGTCFINSMPLITIIDTGATHCFIAAECVERLGLMLSSMNGEMVVEVPAKGSVTTSLVCLKCPLSIFGRDFAVDLVCLPLAGLDVILGMNWLEYNYAHINCYNKTVRFSTAEEEEAGLVSSKQVRQLLKEEVEMFSLMATLSIENQNIIDELPVVREFPEVFPDEIPDVPPERGIEFTIDLVPGTRPVSMAPYRMSASELTELKKQLEDLLEKKFVRPSVSPWGAPVLLVKKKDGSTRLCVDYRQLNKVTIKNKYPLPRIDDLMDQLVGASVFSKIDLRSGYHQIKVKDEDVQKTAFRTRWCTYAEW from the exons ATGGCTAGGAGAAACGATGTTGCGATTGCTGCTGCTTTGGAGGCTATGGCTCAAGCTCTGGAACATCAACCTAATGCTGGTGAGGATGCTGGGTCTCGCAGTTTGGctactttccagagggagaaccCGCCGGTCTTCAAAGGCAAGCATGACCCTGATGGAGCCTTAGAGtggttgaaagagatcgagaggatctttcGTGTAATGGATTGTACTCAGGCACAGAAAGTTCGCTATGGGACACATATGCTAGCAGtcgaagctgacgactggtggctaGCAACACGTCAGAGACTAGAAGCTGCAGGTGAAGAGATCACTTGGGATGTGTTCCGaagggaatttctgagaaagtattaTCCGGAGAGCGTCCGTGGTAAGAAGGAAATTGAGTTCCATGAATTGAAACAAGGGAACATGTCAGTGACTGACTATGCTGCTAAGTTCACTGAATTGGCCAAATTTTATCCGTATTATGATGGAGAGGGCGCAGAGTTTTCaaaatgcgttaagtttgaaaatgGGCTACGCTCTGAGATCAAGAATGCTATAGGGTATCAGCAGATCCGCGTTTTCCCTAACTTGGTAGACAGCTgcagaatctttgaggaagataaTGCTGCTCACTATAAGATTGTCAGTGATAGAAGAGGCAGGCAGAATCAGCAACGTGGCAAGCCTTATGACACTCCAGCTGGCAAGGGCAAACAAAGAGCTGCTCCGGGCCAGAGAACAAGTGGGGGAGGTGCTCCTGCTCCGCTTGTGTGTTTTAAGTGTGGGAAGGCTGGTCATAAGAGTACTTACTGCACTGATGACGTTAAAAAGTGTTTTCGTTGTGGCAAGACTGGTCATATGATGTCTGAATGTAGACATAAAGAAttagtgtgttttaattgtggcGAAGAAGGACACATTGGAAGTCAATGTCAGAAACCAAGGAAGgcacaagctggtggtaaggtgttcgcatTGGCTAGTACTCAGACAAACACTGAGGACAGACTCATTAGAGGTACTTGCTTCATCAATAGTatgcctttaattactattattgatactggtgctactcattgtttTATCGCTGCTGAAtgtgttgaaagattgggtcttaTGCTATCTTCGATGAATGGAGAGATGGTAGTTGAGGTTCCCGCTAAAGGGTCTGTGACTACATCTCTTGTTTGTTTGAAGTGTCCGCTGTCGATCTTCGGCAGGGACTTTGCTGTTGATTTAGTATGTTTACCGTTAGCCGGGCTAGACGTAAttttgggaatgaactggttagaatatAACTATGCTCATATCAATTGTTATAACAAGACTGTGAGATTTTCAACTGccgaagaagaagaagctggctTAGTGTCGTCTAAGCAGGTACGACAATTGCTGAAGGAAGAAGTAGAGATGTTCTCGTTGATGGCAACATTGTCAATCGAGAATCAGAACATCATCGATGAGTTACCGGTGGTAAGagaattccctgaagtttttccCGATGAGATTCCTGATGTGCCGCCAGAAAGAGGAATTGAGTTtacgattgatcttgtacctggtaccagacctgtttctatggcaccgtacaggatgtccgCATCTGAGTTGACAGAATTAAAGAAGCAATTAGAAGACTTACTGGAGAAGAAGTTTGTCAGAccaagtgtatcgccgtggggagctccggTGCTGTTAGTGAAGAAAAAGGATGGAAGCACGAGACTTTGCgtagattatagacagctgaataaagtaacCATTAAGAACAAATACCCGCTACCGAGAatagatgatttgatggaccaattGGTGGGTGCGAGTGTTTTTAGCAAGATCGatctgaggtcgggttaccatcagattaaggtTAAAGATGAAGATGTTCAGAAGACAgcattcagaacaag gtggtgtacttaTGCAGAATGGTAA